ttacaaatacatttaaaaaatcgtcCGACTAATCGGTATAggcttttttttgtcctccaataattggtatcggcatcggcgttgaaaaatcataatcggttgacctctagtctgAAGATTTAATATCATGAGACCAAGATGACCAAATCATGACCCATTTTCCTGATGGTGTTGGATTTAACGTTAGTGAGCCCGAAGTCACAGTACAATGATTTTCTCCATTGAATAACATGAGCTAGATTAGAATGAACCAGAAGTTCTGTCATCACCCCCTACATATATAGTCAGTGAGACTATTGTTCTGTACTTTTTAGGTCACTTGATGTAGTGAAGTGAACTGTTTCCTCTTATGCTGATTTACTGTAAGTGTTTGCCCCAGAGTCTCGTCCCACCTACAGTAGCACCAATAACACAACATCTCAAAGCACTTAGAGAAAGTGATAGCGTCACTGTCTGTGTTTGACTACCTCAGATCTGCTCCTGTGGCTTTCTGCACTTTTAAGTAAAGAGATGCAGAGACAAGCACTCAGGTTAATAGATACATGTTTGTTTTCAGATCAAAACGAATGGCGCAGTGACAAAATAAAATGCTTTCCGCTTCACCAAGATGGAAGAAAGATAGAAACACTGTGGTTGTAGACCCTAGGCTACACATCCTGTTTGACTTCCTTCTTACCTTTGGCAGTTTCAGATGTAAAACCGCAAGGTGCTGGAGTGTAGCCAACTGGGATATGCGCTTTCAGACATTGCACAATACAGTCTGTAACAACTAAAGCGGTTGTGCTTTTTATATAAGTGGGGGGGGTGGTCCGTGACAGCATGTTTCCCACGTGGGTAGAAATCTCTGCCTGCATCCTCTAAATGGCCCTGGCAGTTCTGACAATCTCGTCCTCAATTTACGTCACTGTCTCCCCTCTACTTCTGATGGCAGAACACCGTTTTCTCACGTCGACACCGGGCTGTGTGTAGTGACAGCACTTTGTCCTTGTTATTCCCTAACAATTTTACCCCACATAGATACACGTCTAGATGGAATAGAATTTGCATATACAGTAAATGTCATGGTTGTCTTACAGTATACATCGAATCCAACTTTATTTCAAGTGCATTTAAAATTGCAACACACTTTATAGTAAAACACATCTATTCACATTTGTTTCTGTTGCTTTGAGTGGTGGTGCATCTCTGTGTTAGGTTCCAGTGAAGGctactctactctctctttctgtgtttcaTTTCTCAGTATACTGCAGCTATCGGCTGGATTCCACACATCCCACATGAGCGTGGATCCTCCAGCTGGAACCAGTTCCCAAAGGAAGTTCCCCAGAGTAATCGGCTTGTTTATAGAGGCATTTCATTTTGGGATCGCTGACCCCTGATACTACTGTCTTGGAGCAGATTGTATTGAAATGCAAAAACTCAGCTCCAGCTTTAACTTTGTTCTTTTCTTTTCTGGTTTACagtctctgtccatctcttctctccatctggaGATGGATAATTTTTTTCACTCCCCCGTTGTAGAGCCAACGCTGATTTGCCCCACTTTTTGTCTCTTGAAGTTCATTGACTAGACTTTTGTTTGTGTTTATTGTATCTGTCTGCAGTAGTCACTCAGTATTAGGATCACTTCCCGGTCCAATACCTTGATCCGCTCTTTGATGTTTCCCTACAAGACTCAGATCAGTGAAGGTGAACAAATACCCCCTGGagccattcaaaccaatgagatAATGAATAGAACATCAGCTGACCTTCTAGGTCATGGATGGGTCCGAAGATCAACTTGAACTTTTGATTGGCATGTTGACAAGTGTTAGTCTGTCAGTCGACTTTGACATTGTTTCGATGGGTCTTTGAGCATTATGTAGCGAGACGCAACAGCCTAGCCAATTATCTCAGCACCCATACACACACTGCGATATTCCAGAAAGAGACGCAAACACTCTTCACCCCTGACCTCTGAAATGGGGTGACAGGAAGAGCCTGCTGTCTCTACAGATAGAGTAATGTATCGGTTGTTTTTTTCAACTGCTCTCCATTTGAATGTATGCATGTTTCCTTTGTGTAACCACATTTAAGTGCAATGTCTGTCGCCTCATTCTCAAACATAGATAAACCATGCTGTCACTGCCTCTGGGAATCGGAAATTCATGATCTGAGTTTCGGTTACTGCTCTTACAAGAAACCAGCTATAACTGTCTCATCtagccccctctctctttctctaacgctctctttctttcttagggctctcgagtggcgcagtgcTCGAAAGccctacatctcagtgctaggggcatcactacagaccctggttcaattctaggctttatcacaactggctgtgattgggcgttccatagggtggcacacaattggcccagcatcgttagggtttggctgtgtaggctgtcattgtaaacaataatttatgtgtctgtctgtcatgtctACCCTCACTATCAGCAAATGTAAATGTGTTCTTGATGTGGTTGACAATAGTCATGACCCTGCAAAAATGTCTCTACAGATATAATACTGTAGCTGTGGTGTTGTCAACTGCGCTCCATTTGCATGTTTGCTTTGTGAACCCACATTTAGGTGCaatgtcttgtctgtctgtttgaaataaatgaattttaGCATACTGTTCAACCTCCTTTTACACTCAAAGTAGACAGTTGCTAACTAGGACATTACTACGCAGGAGTTCTAAATAATTTTCTTTGCAATCCTGATACTGAGGAGCAACTTAGTGCTTGATTGATTCATTGAAGCCATACGGTACTGCCCCCTCCATGTAGGCCTAGGTCTAAACTAGAGgtctaccgattaatcggaatggccgattaattagggccgatttcaagttttcataacaatcggaaatggctatttttgggcaccgatttgccgatttttaaaattgtaattattatttttttacaatttttttatatatctttatttaactaggcaagtcagttaagaacacattcttattttcaatgacggcctagtagcggtgggttaactgcctcgttcaggggcagaaacaCAGAtattcaccttgtcagcttgggggatccaatcttgcaaccttacagttaactagtccaacgcaataacgacctgcctctctctcgttgcactccacaaggagactgcctgttacgcgagtgcagtaagccaaggtaagttgctagctagcattaaacttatcttataaaaaacaatcaatcataatcactagttaactacacatggttgatgatattactagatattatctaccgtgtcctgcgttgcatataatctgactgagcatacaagtatctaagtatctgactgagcggtggtaggcagaagcaggcgcgtaaacattcattcaaacagcacttccatgcgttttgccagcagctcttcgttgtgtgtcaagcattgcgctgtttatgatttcaagcctgtcaactcccgagatgaggctggtgtaaccgaagtgaaatggctagctagttagcgcgcgctaatagcatttcaaacatcactcgctctgagccttctagtagttgttccccttgctctgcatgggtaacgctgcttcgatggtggctgttgtcattgtgttgctggttcgagcccagggaggagcgaggagagggacggaagctatactgttacactggcaatactaaagtgcctataagaacatccaatagtcaaaggttaatgaaatacaaatggtatagagggaaatagtcctataattcctataataactacaacctaaacctTCTTacatgggaatattgaagactcatgttaaaaggaaccaccagctttcatatgttctcatataTATCCactcagagtcagagacagagatggttttTTCGACAAGATCTTTGAGAGAAAGCATGGTGTACGAGCTTGTGTTACTCACAGGAACTGGTGAGTTTGCTGCTCAGTGTTTGGGACTAATGTGTTGGCCTATAACTGCAGAATCATTGCTATGTTTATTCCGCTATTTGCATCTTTGTACGTTTGGCGTGCCACACACTAGTAGCCTACGGTGGGTGTATTTTTATATTTAGTCTCTCTCATCAACCAATAAACAGCTTCCCTTAAGCCAGAGCAAATAATTATGGCTCAGCCATGCAATTGATCCGTTAAATGAGTCTCCCTCACACACGCTGTGTTATAGGTCTGGTGTGATTAAGTTGCAGTGAACATGTCAGATACAGGCCCTCTGAGGGTGATCAGCCGAGGGATTCTGTACTGGACTCCAAGCACATCTCGTGTTTTACACCCCCAGAGAGTTTGTTTGGGGCGTTGATTTGAGAATTCATATCCTTTTACACCAAAGTCCTCCCAGACTCTTCAGTCGCCTCATTCTCAAACATATATAAACCATGCTGTCGGTGCCTCTGGGAATCGGAAATTAATTATCTGAGATTCGGTTTCTGCCCTCACAAGAAACCAGCTCAACCGGTCTCATccagccccctctctctttctctctctctctctctctctctctcacagcgctagaggcatcactacagaccctggttcgattccaggctttatcacaactggctgtgatggggagtcccatagggtggcgcacaattggccagcaTCATTAGGGTTTGGCCGTGTAGGCCGTcgttctaaataagaatttgttcttaaatgacctgcctagttaaataaaaattcaaataaattcactGTCCTCTCTTCTTTTTCTGTCTGTCACATCTACCCTCACTGTCAGCAAATGCAAATGTATTCTTGATGTGGTTGACAACGGTTTCCTGTAATTCTAAACATTTTTGCCATGGCATGCCATTCAAAAGCTATCTGGGGGGCCCCCTACCTTCCGGGGACTGTTGGGTTGTGTGGTATGCTAGTGATGACCTGTCTGTAGAGTATTTGTCTTTCTGCATACTTTCCTGGTAACCGATTCATCGGTGTCTTTGGACTGCAAGTTGCCACGGTGTTAAGCCGAAGTCTGAATCTGGACATGCTTGAAGTCAATGGGTTTACCGGGTTGCCGTGGTGCTAGTTGAagctttttttttctcatcattGGCTGTTTACAAATGACCGTTGCAATTTTCTTCAAGATGTACTGGCTCTAGGTAATCTCCAACATGTGACCATTCATCTGTAACCTCCTGTTACTGGCACCAGAACAGTATGAAGAGGATGGCCTATTGTATCTCGCCTACTCAGACTGGTCCCAGAACATATTTCTGAACTCCACAGGGACATTGGACTTTATGTTACTTTTTTATCGACCAGACTGTTTTGCTGTGGCAATTGATGATCAGAGGATAGGAGTAGACTAGCGCGTTGAATTCATTTcatcagctggtgattgtcaaacaaataactgtcggtctcactgtaattgaccgttaattaacatgaacacatttagcatctcctggcttccacacaaaAGTCAAATACATCCATGTAATGTAGCCTACAACTTCACAAAAAGTCCAttgtttattttagacaggtctaaagaagcatgaaaTGAAGGAAATGTTgtccatttcagaagaacagaatagcaggCTCTGAGTTGTCTTTATGTTAGGTCCTGCCTGATGTGGCTATGCCTAATGGCTGTGGGCTacgctagttcatttagcagacaagatttgctcaTAATTCCGTGAcgttattttatattatttgatAGTATTCAAAATACTATTTTGCgaaggctgtacacacttcaatagtctctcattcacaatttgacaagcacttcaTAATTCCTCGAATTTCACGACAGCAATCCcctttgtggccgtaatgcaccctaaaaatgCCTTTTGCTGTCCGCGGGGCTGCATTGTGCCCTTCTCCGTGTGTGCTGCGCAATCCGAAGCGTCTCTCCCTCACACTGCTCTCtgtcacgtgatcgggtctttctcacaggctacaagttaaGACAGACACGtcggggacgcaactgcgcgCGTCCcaatccaattccgaggtgcatattgaagatgttttttttcgtcagccaacaagatgcgtaggcctaacgaacagcaaaagcactagcctatgtcaatctactaccCCCCACAGTACAAAAGTCGACCAATTATATTCTGTGcgataaataaatattccaaacatagtctgggacagctgtgggatgcgatagatcccaaatgaatacaaacCTTTTTATGAAATGTGGCTGActcaacagatcagaacgtttagcttcaaatgttgatagactaggctatttcttcacattataagcgcagcaatgctcACATGGTAGTAggcgaatgttccattagcggaaaaAAGACTTGgccgcaaatgcaattatgcatgtaatgctttttaaTATAAAGGTGCAtgatggtgaaaatgatcttccctaaacttgaaactcacacgctgcttatgtatgccagttaggctctacaccccttgtaaagcggattcATGTGTTTCATTTTAAGCAGTTATTTGCCCACTTTAGTTATGATACAAagcttattaaaacatataggcctatgggctaggctgcATGAGGAGTGTGACTATGATTcgaacaagtaaaaaaaaaaagccattgtttcttatgctgggcgtCTTACGCGGGGGAAAAATAcctgtcatctatgcacttaaatagcgaatggaggacgcttttccccatggttaattttcatgccagccaggttggctatactcctgttgtaaatttAAGCAATATTAggggagttgagaaataaatatagtaggcctagcctatagaaagctgatcctCCTTTCTTTAGTAGAgaccatcactctgttttctcccgcattttgcatagcctatagaaatgttgcgcaacatgagctcatgggctctcatgaggtgtttgattagatgttcgattcgatttgcattgatgtcagagtgattagagggacaatagagtgccaggcagttagcaagtttggcaggctactaatgaccagcagcagcatcagagcttggagaagcctaattataATGACTAAacagtcatgtggaatttgactgccttcatgactcgtgaccgtcggtgtggcggtaatagtcaccgcaacagccctagtacTGTCCAACTAACCAGTGTCTCTGTTTTGTGTTTGAATCTGCAGGTAGCCAACTGAGTAAAGATGACCATGCACTCCTGAGTGCACAGCATCGCTCGTGTTTCCTGCTTTTTCCTGGATCATCATCGGCTCAGTGATGAACCACACCCCTAGCCCCCACATGGCCGAGGCCGCTAAGTCCGGGGCGGGCCTGCTCTGTGGCCTGGGCCTGGGGCCGGACAGGGTCCGCTCTCCTGATAGCCTGACCCACACGCCCAGCCCCACGGGGGGCACCCCCAGCTCCAGCCCTCCTCTGCTGCTCTCCCCTGGCCTGGGCGAGTCTGGGGACTGGGAGAGCCGTGAGGAGCTGCGTctgagggagctggaggaggccAGGGCGCGAGCTGCCCAAATGGAGAAGACCATGCGCTGGTGGTCGGACTGCACAGCCAACTGGAGGGAGAAGTGGAGCAAGGTGCGCTCCGAGAGGAACCGGGCACGGGACGAGGTGCGGCAGCTCCGACAGAGGCTGGACGCCCTGACCAAGGAGCTGACAGGCGCAAGGCGGGAGCGGCAGGAACTGGCCTCCGAGAACGAGACACTCAGACAGGAAGCACTGTGTCTCCGTGCTGACCAGGCCTCACCCTCCCACGCCCCCTCAGCaccaccttcctcctcctccaccccatcctcctcctcctcacagcccCTTGTGGACAGTAAGCAGGACAGGGTGGGCGAGGGGCACGGGTCACCAGAACAGGAACCAGTGAGAGATGTGGACACAGATAAACCTGACAGACAGAAGGTGAGAGAATGGTCacacactctagacccaaacaaTGTCAGTAAGAGACACACTCCAGTACTCTATAACCCAGAACAGTCAGAGAATAGGTTGCACAGGGGAAGGTTGGTCTGAGGTCTTGGTAGAAGATAGAGCATCAGTCACTTATTTAGGCCAGTGTTTCATCTTGTTAATGAAGAGCCAGCCAGCAGATACGTCTCAGAGCTTAACCTCCAGCATTGTGCTTCAGTGGGAGCTCTGCTGAAGTGTAGCTGTTGTTCTTAAaatataatccccccccccccccccctctacccaGGGGGCACAGATTGGGTACTGCAGCCTTGGAACCCAATTCCCTCTCTATGAGCCTCATATTTTCAGACATTTTGAAGGGAAGGGATAATTCCCTGTTAGACACAGGGAATGAAACAAGCTTGCTGTCACAGAAAAGCCTGTCATCTTGCATGATTGGAAGGCATTGTAGCTGTTGGTGTCCTCAGATGTACCGTTGTAAATTAGACACACAGTCAAAATAGAAGGAAAAAAAACCTCCCTGAGCTGTGGCTCATCAGGTGTATTCAACTCTTTTAAAACTCGTCATTGAGAGCTGGACAAGATGAGGTTTCTGTTTTTAGGGAAAACGTGAATTGTGGCAATGGGTGTTCAGCTGTATGCATCTCAAGCAGCAGTGAATACAGATCAGTGTCATTAGCAATCTGACTTGACCTTCAGCCAACTcacacatggggggggggggggcttgctgTTTCCATGGAAACACTCGACAGACACACTTTCACACCCCAGAGCAGGAGGTTCACTTCAGGCATGAAAGGCAATGGCGATAACCGTGCTCATTTTCCCAGTCTGGAGCCAAAGGgaacacagaaaataagtgaATAATGAGAAGACATACAAGGCAACCTGGAGGAGAATGTCCAGTCAGATTCTTCCTCAGTGGCTCACCATGGGCCAACATACACACTGAGCTCTCCCTAGGCAAGCAGCTGGCCATTTGTAATAACTCACCGTTGGATAAACAGCTGCATGAAGCTGAGCTGGGCATTGTGGGGATGCTCACATACAATCCCATTTCCTGCCCCTTCATTGTTCTCTCCCTCAGTCTTACATAGACACGCTGATTGCTTCCACATGTGGCGGGCTGAGCGAGAGGAGCGGGCGCTACCCGCTCACCTCCACCTCATACATTAGCCTCTAGGTCCCCCTGCTGGCCACCACCGGTAACAGCCTGTGTTTTCCCCTCCCGTCTGATGGTTGTGCTCTTGTGCTCAGCTCTCCCAGTAACAGGAAGTTGGCAGGGGGTCCGGAGCCCTGTGTGGCTCCCAGAGACatgaagagacagaaagaaaaaggCAGTGTTTGATTACTCAGTGAAACGGCCCGGGAATTACTTTTTTACAGACAGGAAATTGGGATAGGGGATAATATGATAGCTGCTTTACCGGTTCTGTTGAGCTAGgaaaaaacctggctccctggtGGGGTTTAATTAAGAAAAGTAGGAGTCTAGGAGTCCGCTTCGCTCTCCAGCCTTCTCGCTTGGAGTGGAGCTGTGATGGCTGACGTTGTGGTTTCAGAGTCGGGTGACTCCCCTGCATGGTTcatctcatcaaatcaaatgttatctgtcacatgcttcgtaaacaacaggtgtcgactaacaGTGAATGAAGTTGCATAgatccctcttcctctttcctctctcctttctggtCATTCTCCCGGATTCTCCCGTTTACTTACGCCCTCGGTCCCTCACTCCCTTCCACTTTCTCTTTCACCTGTCATTCTGTTCTTTCTATCGCTCCCTTCCCCTAGGAGCTGGAGCTGTTGGAGTCCGTGCTGAGGTCCAAGGCGGAAGGTCCAGACTCGTGGGACGCCCGTAGTGCCAGCAGCCTGCGTTCTGCCCTGAGTCGTCAGGACCGCAGCCGGCTGCTCTGGGATGACATCGCTGCCATGGAGGAGGACCCCGGCAAGATCAACGCCCTCCAGCTCCGCCTCGACGAATCACAGAAGGTCCTGCTCAAGGAACGCGAGTAAGGAGAGGGGATCAAGGGAGTAGGAAGGAAGACCATGTTTAGAGAGGTTGAGGGATGTTCAAGTATGTGAAGGTGCTTTCCTcagacatacagtggggaaaaaaatatttagtcagccaccaattgtgcaagttctcccacttaaaaagatgagagagtaattttcatcataggtacaggggcggcagggtagcctagtggttagagcgttggactagtaaccggaaggttgtgagttcaaacccccgagctgacaaggtacaaatctgccgttctgcccctgaacaggcagttaacccactgttcccaggccgtcattgaaaataagaatttgttcttaactgacttgcctggttaaataaaggtaaaataaaaaaaaaaaaaaaaacttcaactatgacagacaaaatgagaaaaaaaatccagaaaatcacattgtaggatttttaatgaatgtatttgcaaattatggtggaaaataagtatttggtcacctacaaacaagcaagatttctggctctcacagacctgtaacttcttctttaagaggctcctctgtcctccactcgttacctgtattaatggcacctgtttgaacttgttatcagtataaaagacacctgtccacaacctcaaacagtcacactccaaactccactatggccaagaccaaagagctgtcaaaggacaccagaaataaaattgtagtcctgcaccagactgggaagactgaatctgcaataggtaagcagcttggtttgaagaaatcaactgtgggagcaattattaggaaatggaagacatacaagaccactgataatctccctcgatctggggctccacgcaagatctcaccccgtggggtcaaaattgaTTGCAAGaacgatgagcaaaaatcccagaaccacacggggggacctagtgaataacctggagagagctgggaccaaagtaacaaagcctaccatcagtaacacactacgccgccagggactcaaatcctgcagtgccagacgtgtccccctgcttaagccagtacatgtccaggcccatctgaagtttgctagagagcattttgatgatccagaagaagattgagagaatgtcatatggtcagatgaaaccaaaatataactttttggtaaaaactcaactcgttgtgtttggaggacaaagaatgctgagttgcatccaaagaaaaccatacctactgtgaagcatgggggtggaaacatcatgctttggggctgtttttctgcaaagggaccaggacgactaatccgtgtaaaggaaagaatgaatggggccatgtatcgtgagattttgagtgaaaacctccttccatcagtaagggcattgaagatgaaacgtggctgggtctttcagcatgacaatgatcccaaacacaccgcccgggcaacgaaggagtggcttcgtaagaagcatttcaaggtcctggagtggcctagcccatctccagatctcaaccccatagaaaatctttggagggagttgaaagtccgtgttgcccagcaacagccccaaaatatcactgctctagaggagatctgcatggaggaatgggccaaaataccagcaacagtatgtgaaaaccttgtgaagacttacagaaaacgtttgacctctgtcattgccaacaaagggtatgtaacaaagtattgagaaacttttgttattgaccaaatacttattttccaccataatttgcaaataaattaattaaaaatcttacaatgtgattttcaggattttttttttcattttgtctgtcatagttgaagtgtacatatgatgaaaattacaggcctctctcatctttttaagtgggagaacttgcacaattggtggctgactaaatacttttttgccccactgtattataGCTCGTATGGAATTTGGAGCCATGCGAGACACCTTTCACAATGCATCCGTCCATCATATTTCATTATCAAATTTGCGTTAATGTTGAGTGTATGGAAAGTGTAGACTCGTAActgctctgtctcttctctgttccACCCCGGCTGAGATGCCAGTCTCATCATTTACAAGTAGAGCCTCCTGTTTTTTTGGCCTGAGCTCAGCTCTGGCACCGCTGCAGCTTCCCGCTCTCGCCAACACTACCATCAGCCCCATTATCTTTTCCATTAGAATCATAACTGTTTTCTGAGCTCTCTGGAGGCTGCTGATTTCCCCGCTGGTGATTGGTCTGCATCTTCAGGTCCACCAATCTGGCAGAGCCCGTCTGTCTGTAAGACTGGTTTCTGTAGGGCTATTCTGCAACATTCTGGACCATTCATTCTGTCAGTGCCATAGGCACCCTGCTGACCTCAGGAGAAGACATTTATATTCGCCCAGAATGTTGAAGTCAGCTGTCACTTTTAGCCAACCACGACATCTATCCAACTCGGTGTGGATGGCATCATGGTTACATAGGATTTTGGGGACACCGGTTCTGTCAAGTCTCTTCCTTCAAAAAACATATTGAATAGGCACAGCTATTTTCCTGTATTAAATATTCAGAACTAATAGTGTGTATGTTTTCGATGGTTCTCTGAAGGTTTGGGATCTATCTCTGTTGAATAGTCATCACCTATGTTGCTAGAGCAGTATTTAAccaactctcttctctccccagggATAAGCATGCACTCAGTAAGAGCATAGAAAAGCTGGAAACAGAGCTGAACCAATGGAAACTCAAATACGAGGAGCAGAACAAGACCAAGCAGGAGGCCATGAAACAGGTGAGATTGAGGGTCACTTTCACCTTCCTATCCCCCCAACACCCGTCCAGGGGACGTATACATCAAACAGGGTAAAGGCATCAAACGTCAGCCCTTTGATCCTGGTGGCCTTAGAAGTGTTGACatcatattgg
The genomic region above belongs to Oncorhynchus mykiss isolate Arlee chromosome 6, USDA_OmykA_1.1, whole genome shotgun sequence and contains:
- the LOC110526933 gene encoding coiled-coil domain-containing protein 102A, whose protein sequence is MNHTPSPHMAEAAKSGAGLLCGLGLGPDRVRSPDSLTHTPSPTGGTPSSSPPLLLSPGLGESGDWESREELRLRELEEARARAAQMEKTMRWWSDCTANWREKWSKVRSERNRARDEVRQLRQRLDALTKELTGARRERQELASENETLRQEALCLRADQASPSHAPSAPPSSSSTPSSSSSQPLVDSKQDRVGEGHGSPEQEPVRDVDTDKPDRQKELELLESVLRSKAEGPDSWDARSASSLRSALSRQDRSRLLWDDIAAMEEDPGKINALQLRLDESQKVLLKEREDKHALSKSIEKLETELNQWKLKYEEQNKTKQEAMKQLNMLKEVHQDELGRMSEDLEDELGARTSMDKKLAELRAEMERLQVENAAEWGRRERLETEKLALERDNKKLRVQTEDLEEQLARKRRQAASALDTDLKTIQTELFERNKELADMRHIHSKVKKQYQDKMAELAHANRRVEQHETEVKKLRLRVEELKKELGQAEDELDEAHNQTRKLQRSLDEQVEQSENLQVQLEHLQSRLRRQKSPGLFGKMRSARFSPENPDGPPSDPDEEEEELQIQIP